From a region of the Hypanus sabinus isolate sHypSab1 chromosome 2, sHypSab1.hap1, whole genome shotgun sequence genome:
- the irs1 gene encoding insulin receptor substrate 1-B: protein MASPPEPNSPGTDGFSDVRKVGYLRKPKSMHKRFFVLRAPSQLGPARLDYYENEKKWRHKASAPKRSVHLESCFNINKRADSKNKYLVALYTKDEYLAMAADCESEQDSWYQALLELHSKGKLTGEEREAAAGTAAHPGGSAAVEDTYGEVSPGSAFKEVWQVVLKPKGLGHTKNLVGIYRLCLTSKTISLVKLNSEAAAVVLQLMNIRRCGHSENFFFIEVGRSAVTGPGEFWMQVDDSVVAQNMHETILEAMKAMSEEFRPRSKSQSSSSSNPISVPLRRHLNNPPPSQVGLSRRSRTESITATSPATGKHHSFRVRASSDGEGTMSRPASVDGSPVSPSAARTHSQRHRGGCRLHPPLNHSRSIPMPSTHYSPSATSPVSLSSSSTSGHGSTSDSLFPRRSSASISGSPSDGGFISSDEYGSSPCDFRNSYRSVTPDSLGHTPPAREEQELNNYIYMGKHSNLIPNCHNRGTQRWASTKLEDADSDKGFRKRAHSSGTSPPTVMHQKTSSQSSTALFEEYTEMTPCYPGGHLSTCKNSAFVPTHSYPEECLDLHSAGSRFSQMDDGYMPMSPGVAPVPNKSDYMPMSPKSVSAPQQIINPRQHSRKDGYMMMSPSGSCSPENVSYGKIWTNGGNSKLSVESNEGKLSVSDYINMSPAGCSTTSTPPDSFFSPVEESHKPVCSYFSLPRSFKHVHRKSEESPLRIAVNSGRLLYAEDSSSSTSSDSLGGQDGGHHGVNIVKNDLYVPMKGKLVRPTRLSLDNTKASTLPRAREHPLPPEPKSPGEYVNIDFSDKTYSSRSLSLVEPSSGVGKLVQQRPSMSEYMNMDLRTEAHKFSGISKSTAGINRSVASCTSSTCRKNRGQGNGDYVTMQLATTCSDLLEPPVSNYSEMTVGEGVTPSISVLPQAEVSSLNTVSDAVRGPLMDQISGRSAFTVLNLAPNRNQGAKVIRVDPQGRRRHSSETFTSTASVAGMTLPCVDHIKRHSSVSFENVWLNKPGDSLALSSKDQSNDVTVQNDCKNGMNYIDLDLVNDFNKEWPSSQRVTPCQLQGSTSGGGKNDDDLNSYASITFQKPDEISKPAEREE from the coding sequence ATGGCGAGTCCGCCCGAGCCCAACTCGCCCGGCACTGACGGCTTCTCGGACGTGAGGAAAGTGGGCTACTTGAGGAAGCCCAAGAGCATGCACAAGAGATTCTTCGTGCTGCGGGCGCCCAGTCAACTGGGCCCGGCGAGGCTGGACTACTACGAGAACGAGAAGAAATGGAGGCACAAGGCGAGCGCGCCGAAGCGGTCCGTACACCTGGAGAGCTGCTTCAACATCAACAAGAGGGCCGACTCGAAGAACAAATACCTGGTGGCCCTCTACACCAAGGACGAGTACTTGGCCATGGCCGCCGACTGCGAGAGCGAGCAGGACAGCTGGTACCAGGCGCTGCTGGAGCTGCACAGCAAGGGCAAGCTGACCGGTGAGGAACGGGAGGCTGCGGCTGGCACGGCCGCCCACCCCGGCGGCTCGGCGGCGGTCGAGGACACCTACGGCGAGGTGAGCCCCGGGTCGGCTTTCAAAGAAGTGTGGCAGGTGGTGCTGAAGCCCAAGGGGCTGGGACACACCAAGAACCTGGTGGGGATTTACCGGCTGTGCCTGACCAGCAAGACCATCAGCCTGGTGAAGCTGAACTCGGAGGCGGCGGCTGTGGTCTTGCAGCTGATGAACATCCGCCGCTGCGGGCACTCGGAGAACTTCTTCTTCATCGAGGTGGGCAGGTCGGCGGTGACGGGGCCTGGCGAGTTCTGGATGCAAGTGGACGATTCGGTGGTGGCCCAGAACATGCACGAAACTATCCTGGAGGCGATGAAGGCCATGAGCGAGGAGTTCCGACCGCGTAGCAAGAGCCAGTCGTCGTCCAGCTCCAACCCCATCTCGGTGCCCCTCCGACGGCACCTCAACAACCCGCCTCCCAGCCAGGTGGGCTTGAGCCGCCGGTCGCGCACCGAGAGCATTACGGCCACCTCGCCCGCCACCGGCAAGCATCATTCGTTTCGGGTGCGAGCTTCCAGCGACGGCGAGGGCACCATGTCGAGACCGGCTTCGGTGGACGGCAGCCCCGTGAGTCCCAGTGCCGCCCGGACACATTCCCAGCGGCACCGAGGCGGCTGCAGGCTGCACCCCCCTCTCAATCACAGCAGGTCCATCCCCATGCCGTCGACCCATTACTCGCCTTCGGCCACCAGCCCGGTCAGTTTATCGTCAAGTAGCACAAGTGGTCATGGGTCCACTTCCGACAGCCTTTTCCCCAGGCGATCTAGCGCTTCCATCTCTGGATCACCGAGCGACGGTGGGTTTATTTCATCCGATGAATACGGATCCAGTCCGTGTGATTTCAGGAACTCCTACAGAAGCGTCACTCCCGATTCTTTGGGACACACTCCTCCTGCAAGGGAGGAACAGGAGTTAAATAACTACATCTATATGGGGAAGCATTCGAATCTGATTCCAAATTGCCACAACAGGGGTACTCAGAGGTGGGCTTCTACTAAATTAGAAGATGCAGATTCGGATAAAGGATTCAGGAAGCGGGCTCATTCGTCAGGCACATCGCCACCCACCGTAATGCACCAAAAGACCTCTTCTCAATCTTCCACCGCCTTGTTTGAGGAATACACAGAGATGACACCGTGTTATCCAGGGGGGCATTTATCCACCTGTAAAAACTCAGCTTTTGTACCTACTCATTCATACCCTGAGGAATGCTTGGACCTTCACTCAGCTGGTAGCCGTTTCAGCCAGATGGATGATGGATATATGCCAATGTCACCAGGAGTggctcctgtgcctaataaaagTGACTACATGCCAATGAGCCCCAAAAGTGTTTCTGCTCCACAGCAGATTATTAATCCACGCCAACATTCACGAAAAGATGGGTATATGATGATGTCACCCAGCGGTAGCTGCTCACCGGAAAACGTGAGTTATGGAAAGATTTGGACCAATGGAGGGAATTCTAAGCTGTCCGTTGAAAGTAATGAAGGGAAACTGTCAGTTAGTGACTATATAAATATGTCTCCTGCAGGTTGCTCAACCACAAGCACGCCACCAGACTCTTTCTTCAGTCCAGTTGAAGAGTCTCATAAACCAGTTTGTTCATATTTCTCGTTGCCTCGTTCCTTCAAACATGTGCATCGAAAAAGTGAGGAGTCCCCTTTAAGAATCGCTGTGAATTCAGGTCGTCTTTTATATGCTGAGGATTCTTCTTCATCTACGAGTAGTGATAGTTTAGGGGGGCAAGATGGTGGGCATCATGGAGTTAACATTGTTAAAAACGATTTGTATGTACCAATGAAAGGTAAACTTGTACGGCCCACGAGGCTATCGCTTGATAACACTAAAGCGAGTACTTTGCCCAGAGCACGAGAGCATCCACTTCCACCAGAGCCAAAGAGCCCAGGGGAGTATGTAAATATTGACTTCAGTGACAAAACCTATTCTTCTCGCTCATTGTCTCTTGTTGAACCCTCTTCAGGTGTAGGGAAACTTGTTCAGCAAAGGCCGTCTATGTCAGAATACATGAATATGGATTTAAGAACTGAGGCACACAAGTTTTCTGGCATATCAAAATCTACTGCGGGCATCAACAGGTCTGTAGCCAGCTGCACTTCCAGCACTTGCAGGAAGAATAGAGGGCAGGGAAATGGTGATTATGTTACCATGCAACTAGCTACCACCTGCTCAGACTTACTAGAACCGCCAGTAAGTAACTATTCAGAGATGACAGTTGGTGAAGGTGTAACGCCTTCTATTTCCGTTCTACCTCAGGCAGAAGTGAGCTCATTGAACACCGTTTCTGATGCAGTACGTGGTCCTctgatggaccagatttcagggAGGAGTGCCTTTACTGTGCTTAATCTTGCCCCTAATCGGAACCAAGGTGCCAAAGTCATCCGAGTTGACCCTCAAGGTAGAAGAAGACATAGTTCAGAGACTTTCACTTCCACAGCCAGTGTAGCTGGCATGACGCTGCCTTGCGTTGACCACATTAAACGACATAGTTCAGTGTCTTTTGAGAATGTGTGGCTTAACAAACCAGGAGATTCTCTGGCTTTAAGTTCCAAAGATCAGTCAAATGATGTCACAGTGCAGAATGATTGTAAAAATGGTATGAACTACATTGATTTAGATTTGGTAAATGATTTTAACAAAGAATGGCCCTCCTCTCAACGTGTAACCCCTTGTCAACTTCAAGGAAGTACCTCTGGTGGTGGTAAGAATGATGATGATCTGAATTCGTATGCAAGCATCACCTTCCAGAAGCCAGATGAAATAAGCAAGCCTGCAGAAAGGGAAG